A DNA window from Methylocystis heyeri contains the following coding sequences:
- a CDS encoding response regulator transcription factor, producing the protein MTRESASGDGPHILVVDDDRRIRGLLSRFLAGEGYLVSAVASAAEAAERLGVLVFDLIVLDVMMPDESGLRFAKRLREAAEPWNATPILMLTALSETANRVEGLEAGVDDYLGKPFEPRELALRIASILRRTRAGAGAGGGVETGLTRFADFCFESEKGVLRRGERLIHLTTRERDIMRILAPGGVVSRRTLALRGDSDASERSVDVEIARLRRKMEGAAHCLQTVRGQGYRLIAENAKLGATEHRASR; encoded by the coding sequence ATGACGCGAGAAAGCGCCTCCGGCGACGGCCCGCATATTCTCGTCGTCGACGACGACAGGCGGATACGCGGCCTGCTTTCGCGCTTCCTGGCCGGCGAGGGCTATCTGGTCAGCGCCGTCGCCAGCGCCGCGGAGGCGGCCGAGCGACTCGGCGTCCTCGTCTTCGACCTCATCGTCCTCGACGTGATGATGCCGGACGAAAGCGGACTGCGCTTCGCAAAACGCCTTCGTGAAGCCGCGGAGCCGTGGAATGCGACTCCCATCCTGATGCTGACGGCGCTTTCCGAAACCGCAAATCGGGTCGAGGGACTGGAGGCGGGCGTCGACGACTACCTCGGCAAACCGTTCGAGCCGCGGGAGCTGGCGTTGCGCATCGCCAGCATCCTGCGGCGCACGCGGGCCGGCGCCGGCGCCGGCGGCGGCGTAGAGACGGGGTTAACGCGATTTGCAGATTTCTGCTTCGAATCCGAAAAAGGCGTGCTGCGGCGAGGGGAGCGGCTGATACATTTGACGACCCGGGAGCGCGACATCATGCGCATTCTGGCGCCCGGCGGCGTCGTGTCGCGGCGGACCCTCGCGCTCCGGGGCGATTCCGACGCCAGCGAGCGAAGCGTCGACGTCGAGATCGCGCGCCTGCGACGAAAAATGGAGGGCGCCGCGCATTGTCTTCAGACAGTGCGGGGCCAAGGTTATCGATTGATCGCCGAAAACGCCAAGCTCGGCGCAACGGAACACAGGGCATCGCGATGA
- a CDS encoding ATP-binding protein, with protein MSMEIIEAFTAPRRWWRGFAGWLHERMPKGLYARALLIVILPIVLLQSAVAYVYMERHWEAITDRLSASVARDVAAIADIYSSFPQDKSHEILSRIAILDLNMQATVLEKQALPVPAPKPFFSLLDHTLTRELKRRLKYPFWINTADPGNVVEIRVALDDATLHILTSRTQAYATNSYIFFIWTTVASVVIIAIATSFLRNQVRPILRLAKAAEEFGKGRDAPFRPTGAREVRQAGAAFVEMKRRVERAIEQRTTMLNGVSHDLRTIITRFKLSLALMGQGNEAAEMRKDVEEMERIVEAYLAFARGDGGETPASTDIGAILRDLQADTQRLGVEARLEIAGNPVVVARPAAVRRLFANLVGNAQRYGKRIDVAMSNDGKTLNVTIDDDGPGIPVDRLEDAFRPFYRLDESRNQDHGNSGLGLAIARDIARAHGGEISLCRSPLGGLRASVTLPV; from the coding sequence ATGAGCATGGAAATAATCGAGGCCTTCACCGCCCCGCGCCGCTGGTGGCGCGGTTTCGCCGGCTGGCTGCACGAGCGCATGCCCAAAGGGCTCTATGCCCGCGCCCTGCTGATCGTGATTCTGCCGATCGTGCTGCTGCAGTCGGCGGTCGCCTATGTCTACATGGAGCGTCATTGGGAGGCGATCACCGACCGCCTCTCGGCTTCTGTGGCGCGCGACGTCGCCGCCATAGCGGACATCTATTCCAGCTTTCCCCAGGACAAGAGCCACGAGATCCTTTCGCGCATCGCGATACTGGACCTCAATATGCAGGCCACCGTTCTGGAGAAGCAGGCCCTGCCGGTTCCGGCGCCCAAGCCGTTTTTCTCCCTGCTCGACCACACCCTGACGCGGGAGCTCAAGAGGCGGCTGAAATATCCTTTCTGGATCAACACCGCCGACCCCGGCAATGTGGTGGAAATCAGGGTGGCGCTCGACGACGCGACTCTGCACATCCTGACCTCGCGCACCCAGGCCTATGCGACCAACTCCTATATCTTCTTCATCTGGACCACGGTCGCTTCCGTGGTGATCATAGCGATCGCCACCTCTTTCCTGCGCAATCAGGTGCGCCCCATCCTGCGCCTCGCCAAGGCGGCCGAGGAGTTCGGCAAGGGCAGGGACGCGCCTTTCAGGCCCACCGGAGCGCGGGAGGTGCGCCAGGCGGGCGCGGCCTTCGTCGAAATGAAGCGCAGGGTCGAGCGCGCCATCGAGCAGCGCACCACCATGCTCAACGGGGTCAGTCACGATCTTCGCACCATCATCACCCGTTTCAAATTGTCTCTGGCGCTGATGGGACAGGGCAATGAAGCCGCCGAGATGCGCAAGGACGTCGAGGAGATGGAGCGCATCGTCGAGGCCTATCTCGCCTTCGCCCGCGGCGACGGCGGCGAGACTCCGGCCTCGACCGACATCGGCGCGATCCTCCGGGACCTCCAGGCCGACACGCAGCGACTCGGCGTCGAGGCGCGCCTCGAAATCGCGGGCAACCCAGTCGTGGTCGCTCGGCCGGCCGCGGTCAGGCGGCTGTTCGCCAATCTCGTCGGCAATGCGCAGCGCTATGGGAAACGCATCGACGTCGCCATGTCCAATGACGGCAAAACCCTGAACGTCACCATCGACGACGACGGGCCCGGAATCCCGGTCGACCGGCTCGAGGACGCCTTCCGGCCATTCTACCGCCTCGACGAATCGCGCAACCAGGATCACGGCAATTCGGGCCTCGGCCTCGCCATCGCAAGGGACATCGCCCGCGCCCATGGCGGGGAGATCAGCTTGTGCCGCAGCCCCTTGGGCGGATTACGGGCCAGCGTGACCCTGCCGGTTTGA
- a CDS encoding ETC complex I subunit: protein MTARIYCPAASATQSAPGAGKSWVLRYDAESARSIEPLMGWTSSSDMKSQIRLTFDTREEAVAYAERNGIPYRVEEPRLSTAKRRIASYSDNFKTTRVGLWTH, encoded by the coding sequence ATGACCGCTCGAATTTATTGCCCTGCGGCGAGCGCAACCCAGTCGGCTCCCGGCGCCGGCAAATCCTGGGTGCTTCGCTACGATGCCGAGTCGGCCCGCTCGATCGAGCCGCTGATGGGCTGGACCTCTTCGTCGGATATGAAATCGCAGATCCGGCTGACCTTCGACACCAGGGAAGAGGCGGTCGCCTACGCCGAGCGCAACGGCATTCCCTACCGCGTCGAAGAGCCCAGGCTTTCGACCGCCAAGCGCCGAATCGCTTCCTATTCGGATAATTTCAAGACCACCCGCGTCGGCCTTTGGACCCACTGA
- a CDS encoding DUF1810 domain-containing protein, translating to MTESCDPFDLSRFLSAQSATLDRALAELRAGKKSSHWMWFVFPQIRGLGASPMAQKYAIGSLEEARAYLGHPLLGSRLLECVRLVVERGKPIEEIFGYPDWLKFRSSVTLFAAAAPGEPIFEQALARCCAGAADPLTLEKLRQNAQIPPPAWSG from the coding sequence ATGACCGAAAGCTGCGACCCCTTCGACCTCTCGCGCTTCCTCAGCGCGCAAAGCGCCACGCTCGATAGGGCCTTGGCGGAACTACGCGCGGGCAAAAAGTCTAGCCATTGGATGTGGTTCGTCTTTCCGCAGATCAGGGGGCTCGGCGCTTCGCCCATGGCGCAAAAATACGCCATCGGCTCCCTGGAGGAGGCGCGGGCCTATCTCGGCCATCCCCTGCTGGGGAGCCGGCTGCTCGAATGCGTTCGTCTCGTCGTCGAGAGAGGCAAGCCGATCGAAGAAATCTTCGGCTATCCGGACTGGCTCAAATTCAGATCGAGCGTGACGCTCTTCGCCGCCGCGGCGCCGGGCGAACCGATCTTCGAGCAAGCCCTCGCGCGCTGCTGCGCCGGCGCCGCCGATCCGCTGACGTTGGAAAAACTACGACAGAACGCCCAGATCCCTCCGCCTGCCTGGAGTGGATGA
- a CDS encoding glycosyl transferase family 90, whose amino-acid sequence MMHHIRRRALGFGVRAGLADVLAPRDPLDEETLQDIDDLARGQMEVWTQQKISRSWLLENFEYLHPHPCLFILEIEGKSVTVQKKPDVAVPPEERPNYERLRRSYAERIHCYRIFLERALERSGLDLHVTLALNADDIGLDCSQAPLFAFQKREGSLNPLLPDAHFLYSNWYRNFRDTLSYDDKRIAGCFAGSSTGGSGGSYMVDEEVVREGRNPRLRAAAHFVKGDFVDFRITRAVQCANPEVKAWIEAQPYFTKPIGYRQQFRNRFLVSMDGNGAAWSRYAIGLKSNSAIIKYQSPFVLYYFPKMTAGREYLSVSSEAEVERIVELERRRPGAHRHVADGGRRFFARYLRQDRVIAYTAALLRRYSEFYNSLS is encoded by the coding sequence ATGATGCATCATATTCGCCGCAGGGCGCTGGGGTTTGGGGTTCGCGCCGGGCTCGCCGATGTGCTCGCGCCGCGCGATCCGCTGGACGAAGAGACGCTTCAGGACATCGACGACCTGGCCCGGGGCCAAATGGAGGTCTGGACGCAGCAGAAGATCAGCCGCAGCTGGCTCCTGGAGAATTTCGAATATCTGCATCCTCATCCCTGTCTTTTCATCCTGGAAATCGAGGGAAAGAGCGTAACGGTCCAAAAGAAGCCGGATGTCGCGGTCCCGCCGGAAGAACGGCCGAATTATGAGAGGCTGCGCCGATCCTACGCTGAAAGAATCCATTGCTACCGCATCTTTCTCGAGCGCGCGCTCGAGCGCTCCGGCCTCGACCTTCATGTCACGCTCGCCCTGAATGCGGACGACATAGGTCTCGATTGCAGCCAGGCGCCTCTGTTCGCCTTCCAGAAAAGGGAGGGCAGCCTCAACCCGCTGCTTCCCGACGCCCATTTCCTCTATTCCAACTGGTATCGGAACTTTCGCGACACCCTTTCCTATGACGACAAACGGATCGCCGGATGCTTTGCGGGGTCTTCGACGGGAGGCTCCGGCGGGTCCTATATGGTGGACGAAGAGGTCGTCAGAGAAGGCCGCAATCCGCGTCTGCGGGCCGCCGCTCATTTCGTGAAAGGCGACTTCGTGGATTTTCGCATCACCAGGGCCGTGCAATGCGCCAATCCGGAGGTCAAGGCCTGGATCGAGGCGCAGCCCTATTTCACCAAGCCGATCGGATATCGCCAGCAGTTCCGCAACAGGTTTCTGGTTTCGATGGACGGCAACGGGGCCGCCTGGTCGCGTTACGCGATCGGCTTGAAGAGCAATTCGGCGATCATAAAATACCAGTCGCCCTTCGTCCTGTATTATTTCCCCAAGATGACGGCGGGGCGCGAATATCTTTCGGTTTCGAGCGAGGCCGAGGTGGAGCGCATCGTCGAACTCGAACGCCGGCGTCCCGGCGCGCACCGCCATGTCGCAGATGGCGGGCGGCGGTTCTTCGCCCGCTATCTGCGGCAGGACCGCGTCATCGCCTATACGGCGGCGCTTTTGCGGCGATATTCGGAGTTTTACAACTCGCTTTCCTGA
- a CDS encoding NUDIX hydrolase, whose amino-acid sequence MKSPKAPRPKKKAAIGEEPRRQYAALPWRIGEGVEILLASSRESRRWIIPKGWPMRGKKPHAAAALEALQEAGLVGKIEKIRIGAFHYHKRLKNGADILCQVDVFPMRVQRQRKSWPEKEQRVTQWFTFADAAEEVREPELKTLILDFGERQTAAK is encoded by the coding sequence ATGAAATCTCCGAAGGCGCCGAGGCCCAAGAAAAAGGCAGCGATCGGAGAGGAGCCCCGCAGGCAATACGCCGCCCTGCCATGGCGCATCGGCGAGGGCGTGGAGATCCTGCTGGCGTCCTCACGCGAGTCGAGGCGCTGGATCATCCCCAAGGGCTGGCCGATGAGAGGCAAAAAGCCTCACGCCGCCGCCGCGCTGGAAGCGCTCCAGGAGGCGGGGCTGGTCGGGAAGATCGAGAAGATCAGGATCGGCGCTTTCCATTATCACAAGCGGCTGAAGAACGGCGCGGACATACTCTGCCAGGTCGACGTTTTTCCGATGCGCGTGCAGCGGCAGCGCAAGAGCTGGCCTGAAAAAGAGCAGCGGGTGACGCAATGGTTCACCTTTGCGGACGCCGCCGAGGAGGTTCGCGAGCCCGAGCTCAAGACGTTGATCCTCGACTTCGGCGAAAGGCAAACGGCGGCGAAGTGA
- the metC gene encoding cystathionine beta-lyase: protein MTKTTKETRRKNNSRTRFVHAGRRPSDQYGFVNTPVYRGSTVLFESAEAFQSLDQPYTYGTKGTPTTRALEEAWSEIAGAELSVATSSGLAAIALALMTAAKAGDHVLAADSAYQPTRIFCDGVLKRFGVETEYYDPRIGAGISGLIRQNTSAVVAESPGSLSMEIQDVPAIAKAAAERGVCVILDNTWATPLFFPAHEHGVDISVEAGTKYLSGHADLLMGLVSANKAWAKRLRATYDAFAMCPGGDDAYLALRGLRTMELRMREQQGAGLALAKWLEEREEVSRMLHPALPSHPDHALWNRDFRGAAGLFSVILKPTPKEAVSAFLNRLELFGIGYSWGGYESLVIPFDCSRSRTATEWKAEGPGLRFSVGLEDVADLQADLEAGFAAMKNAASSGR, encoded by the coding sequence ATGACCAAGACTACCAAGGAAACAAGGCGGAAAAACAATAGCCGCACCCGCTTCGTCCACGCCGGCCGCCGGCCGTCCGATCAATATGGGTTCGTCAACACGCCGGTCTATCGCGGCTCCACCGTCCTGTTCGAAAGCGCGGAGGCGTTTCAGTCGCTGGATCAGCCCTATACCTACGGAACCAAGGGCACGCCGACCACGCGCGCTCTGGAAGAGGCCTGGAGCGAGATAGCCGGCGCCGAGCTGAGCGTCGCGACGTCCTCGGGGCTCGCGGCGATTGCACTCGCCCTGATGACCGCCGCCAAGGCCGGCGACCATGTGCTGGCAGCCGATTCCGCCTATCAACCGACCCGCATCTTCTGCGACGGCGTCCTGAAGCGCTTCGGAGTCGAGACGGAATATTACGATCCCCGCATCGGAGCCGGGATTTCAGGCCTCATACGCCAGAACACCAGCGCCGTCGTCGCCGAGTCGCCCGGCTCTCTCAGCATGGAGATCCAGGACGTTCCCGCCATAGCCAAGGCCGCAGCGGAGCGCGGAGTCTGCGTCATACTGGACAACACCTGGGCGACGCCGCTGTTTTTTCCCGCTCACGAGCATGGCGTGGATATCAGCGTCGAGGCGGGGACGAAATATCTTTCGGGTCACGCCGATCTGCTGATGGGGCTGGTTTCCGCCAACAAGGCCTGGGCCAAAAGGCTGCGCGCCACCTACGACGCTTTCGCCATGTGCCCGGGCGGCGACGACGCCTATCTCGCGCTGCGGGGCCTGCGCACGATGGAGCTGCGCATGCGCGAGCAGCAGGGAGCGGGCCTCGCGCTCGCGAAATGGCTGGAAGAACGCGAGGAAGTCTCCCGGATGCTGCATCCCGCCCTGCCCTCGCATCCCGATCACGCTTTGTGGAACCGCGACTTTCGCGGCGCCGCCGGCCTGTTCTCGGTGATTCTGAAGCCGACGCCGAAAGAAGCCGTGTCCGCCTTTCTGAACAGGCTGGAGCTGTTTGGAATCGGCTATTCCTGGGGCGGCTATGAAAGCCTCGTCATACCCTTCGATTGCAGCCGCTCGCGCACCGCAACCGAATGGAAGGCCGAGGGGCCGGGCTTGCGTTTTTCGGTCGGGCTCGAGGACGTGGCCGACCTTCAGGCGGATCTCGAGGCGGGATTTGCGGCGATGAAGAACGCCGCATCATCCGGCCGATAA
- a CDS encoding amino acid ABC transporter substrate-binding protein, with translation MTFPISPRPLSGNILISRARGRLPTARRIWNALFATALALAWALPASPSLAQSEDHPSTLREIKKRGSVACGLAAPAPGFAEQNEAGAWTGFDVDFCRALAAAIFDDPSKIKITPLSAKERIGALQSGSVDLLLRGAPWTQARDAGQQALYAAISFFGGQGFLARRKAEIQKARDMAELAVCVQQGTSQELDVADYFQQREVAFQPKPFASLEEAAKAYEAGQCNVISADVAALYAIRAKLSQPESHAVLPELVAKAPVGPIVRQGDDQWFNIVRWAHFAMLDAEELNVSSANADAELQSRNPDVRHMLGVDGDFGEGLGLTPDWAYRVIKAVGNYGEVFERNLGQKSPLNMERRQNALWSNGGLMYAPPVK, from the coding sequence ATGACATTTCCGATTTCCCCTAGGCCGCTCTCCGGAAACATCCTCATTTCCCGCGCGCGGGGCCGGCTCCCGACCGCTCGGAGAATATGGAATGCGCTGTTTGCGACGGCGCTGGCGCTGGCCTGGGCGCTCCCGGCCTCCCCTTCGCTCGCCCAATCCGAGGATCATCCTTCCACGCTGCGCGAGATCAAGAAGCGCGGCTCGGTCGCCTGCGGATTGGCGGCGCCGGCCCCCGGTTTCGCCGAACAGAACGAGGCGGGCGCCTGGACCGGCTTCGACGTCGACTTTTGCCGGGCTCTGGCCGCGGCGATTTTCGACGATCCCTCCAAGATCAAAATCACGCCGCTGTCGGCCAAGGAAAGGATCGGGGCGTTGCAGTCGGGCAGCGTCGATCTGCTCCTGCGCGGCGCCCCCTGGACGCAGGCGCGCGACGCCGGGCAGCAGGCGCTTTATGCGGCCATTTCCTTTTTCGGCGGGCAGGGGTTCCTCGCGCGGCGAAAAGCCGAAATACAGAAGGCGCGCGACATGGCGGAACTCGCCGTCTGCGTACAGCAGGGAACCTCGCAGGAACTCGATGTCGCCGATTACTTCCAGCAGCGGGAGGTCGCTTTTCAGCCGAAGCCCTTCGCTTCGCTGGAGGAGGCCGCCAAAGCCTATGAAGCCGGGCAGTGCAACGTCATTTCGGCCGATGTCGCCGCCCTCTACGCCATCAGGGCGAAGCTCTCCCAGCCCGAAAGCCATGCGGTGCTGCCCGAACTCGTCGCCAAGGCTCCGGTCGGGCCGATCGTGCGGCAGGGCGACGACCAATGGTTCAACATTGTCCGATGGGCTCATTTCGCCATGCTCGACGCCGAAGAGCTCAATGTCTCCTCCGCCAATGCCGACGCCGAGCTGCAGTCCCGAAACCCGGATGTGCGGCATATGCTCGGGGTAGACGGGGATTTCGGGGAGGGGCTAGGGCTCACCCCGGACTGGGCCTATCGGGTGATAAAGGCGGTAGGCAATTACGGCGAGGTTTTCGAGCGCAATCTCGGCCAGAAGTCGCCGCTCAACATGGAGCGCCGCCAGAACGCCCTTTGGTCGAACGGAGGGCTCATGTATGCGCCTCCGGTCAAGTAA